A portion of the Plasmodium gaboni strain SY75 chromosome 5, whole genome shotgun sequence genome contains these proteins:
- a CDS encoding putative tRNA pseudouridine synthase yields the protein MNIFFPLLFCVKLIFLFFKLTINAKKIINKNIKNKTFILKKSNNINGIYFINTKLNRIENKKNKNKKTKLFCDHNDNVNIMEQPNNSVNISKDNNSFIYLNRKKLTNLLLIVNYDGTNYNGWTGLENSSEVYLNALQNYKNRKKTERQKYIERKKYTTVQNNILDCILKLHGYKYIHNNNNNEHIYNSYDNDETNNSNSAHLNDHNQNNVSNIINNKPFEFIGVSRTDKGVHAKEYICQYISYEKEPPCDGNMEHIKRSLNSLLNKDIKILAVLKSPHDNFNIRFHNSGKIYTYNLDIRNPSQPLERNYAWQLYDDPRFFFLSKKTKKHNKEKTQNDIHTTLQTCATPGDENGMKGLYITSKKEEDIKDIYVEELTHLFEENYISNGTYDDEVMSDETQNYIGGDIISSNNISSNNISSNNISTNNISSNNISTNNISSNNIPIDNISSNNIPIDNIPPSNDPPNDNPTSDPPFFYDKNMKSSYNDISHSMKIINREKEIRSVIPCDINKIKECAKLFIGHHNFECFRGTLKGTEKLRKINTYCTIHFLDVYELKNNLYQFVIQGDRFLYHMIRIIVGTLVQVGVGLLNIEDVRDALHLCKPLKVKLCAPSQGLCLNKILLQEPLDKLVASALISN from the coding sequence atgaatatattttttccaCTACTTTTTTGTGTAAagttaatttttttattttttaaattaacAATTAACGctaagaaaataattaataaaaatataaaaaataaaacattcatattaaaaaagtctaacaatataaatgggatttattttattaatacaaaattaaatagaatagaaaataaaaaaaataaaaataagaaaacGAAATTATTTTGTGATCATAATGATAATGTCAATATAATGGAACAACCAAATAATAGTGTCAATATATCTAAGGATAAcaattcatttatttatttgaatcGTAAGAAGTTGACAAACTTACTTCTAATAGTTAATTATGATGGTACAAATTATAATGGTTGGACGGGATTAGAAAATAGTAGTGAAGTTTATTTGAATGCTCtacaaaattataaaaatagaaaaaaaacagaacgtcaaaaatatatagaaagaaaaaaatatactaCTGTTCAGAATAATATTCTCGAttgtatattaaaattacatggatataaatatattcacaataataataataatgaacatatttataatagTTATGACAATGATGAAACAAATAATTCTAATAGTGCTCATCTTAATGATCATAACCAAAATAATGTaagtaatattattaataataaaccATTTGAATTTATTGGAGTTAGTAGAACTGATAAAGGGGTACATGCGaaagaatatatttgtcaatatatatcatatgaAAAAGAACCACCATGCGATGGAAATATGGAACACATAAAAAGATCATTGAACAGTCtattaaataaagatataaaaatattagCTGTGCTAAAAAGTCCACATGATAATTTCAATATTAGATTTCATAATTCTGGAAAAATTTATACTTATAATTTGGATATTAGAAATCCTAGTCAACCCTTAGAAAGAAATTATGCGTGGCAGCTTTATGACGATCCAAGGTTTTTCTTCttatcaaaaaaaacaaaaaaacaTAACAAGGAAAAAACACAGAATGATATACATACAACGCTACAAACGTGTGCAACACCAGGGGATGAAAATGGTATGAAGGggttatatataactagcaaaaaagaagaagatataaaagatatttaTGTCGAAGAGTTAACTCATCTCTTtgaagaaaattatattagTAATGGAACATATGATGATGAAGTTATGTCAGATGAGACACAAAATTATATAGGTGGTGACATTATATcaagtaataatatatcaagtaataatatatcaagtaataatatatctactaataatatatctagtaataatatatctactaataatatatctagtaataatatacctattgataatatatctagtaataatataccTATTGATAATATTCCCCCTAGTAATGATCCCCCTAATGATAACCCAACAAGTGATCCCCcctttttttatgataaaaatatgaaaagTTCATATAACGACATAAGCCACAGtatgaagataataaatagagaaaaagaaatacGGTCAGTAATACCATgtgatattaataaaataaaagaatgTGCCAAGTTATTTATAGGACATCATAATTTCGAATGTTTTCGTGGAACATTAAAAGGAACAGAGAAATTAAGAAAAATCAATACTTACTGCACGATTCATTTTTTAGATGtatatgaattaaaaaataatttatatcaATTTGTTATACAAGGGGATCGATTCTTATATCATATGATTAGAATTATTGTAGGTACCCTAGTCCAAGTTGGTGTTGGtcttttaaatattgaAGATGTAAGAGATGCGTTGCATTTATGTAAGCCTCTTAAAGTTAAATTGTGTGCCCCTTCGCAAGGGTTATGtttgaataaaatattattacaagAGCCACTGGATAAATTAGTAGCTTCTGCTTTAATATCAAATTAG
- a CDS encoding putative phosducin-like protein yields the protein MSTTNPTRETTEWDDLQRKFGNLPPLPKEIKEEEIYLENLEKLEEENILEKKNLNELNDIEEKCIDDEYLKIIEKYKNDRINEINRMKAEDIYGELFEISKENFLTDINEASKRNPLNNNLIYNNNNNNNDHDDDDDNYNNKQYKRKPKGTHVLLHLYSENIISCKVLNNILKELAEKHKYIKFTKGVYNRIIENYPENKLPTILIYYNGTCIHQICNVLDHIKGGLNNLNMPTFEKFINKYHIFRTSHNNMYKSKDNNSDYGDDDEELNKKNIRTQKQYTSFNMFYNKNKGNQHYDNSDNSSVEDKEIHSRGYASSYLDNKLKLNKF from the coding sequence ATGTCGACGACCAACCCTACGAGAGAAACAACCGAATGGGATGACCTGCAAAGAAAATTCGGAAACTTACCCCCACTTCcaaaagaaataaaagaagaagaaatatatttagaaAATCTTGAAAAACTTGAAGAGGAAAATATTTTAGAGAAGAAAAATTTGAATGAACTAAATGATATTGAAGAGAAATGTATAGATGatgaatatttaaagataatcgaaaaatataaaaatgatagAATAAATGAAATCAATCGTATGAAAGCTGAAGATATATATGGTGAGCTTTTTGAAATATCAAAAGAAAATTTCCTTACAGATATTAATGAGGCAAGTAAAAGAAACCCActaaataataatttaatatataataataataataataataatgatcatgatgatgatgatgataattataataataaacaataCAAAAGAAAACCTAAAGGAACTCATGTTCTCTTACATCTATATTcagaaaatattatttcatgtaaagtattaaataatattttaaaagaattagcagaaaaacataaatatataaaattcaCTAAAGGTGTATATAATCGTATTATAGAAAATTATCCTGAGAATAAATTACCAACgatattaatttattataatggTACATGTATTCATCAAATATGTAATGTATTAGATCATATTAAAGGTGgattaaataatttaaatatgcCAACGTTTGAAAAattcataaataaatatcatatCTTTAGGACATCTCATAATAACATGTATAAATCTAAAGATAATAACAGTGATTATGgtgatgatgatgaagaattaaacaaaaaaaatattcgaacacaaaaacaatatacatcttttaatatgttctataataaaaataaggGAAATCAACACTATGACAACTCAGATAATTCTTCTGTGGAAGATAAAGAAATTCATTCAAGAGGTTATGCCTCATCATATTTGGATAACAAACTAAAATTAAACAAGttttaa
- a CDS encoding putative metabolite/drug transporter, which yields MEVTSTLLEKGKNFAQDPSEVFPESKKFFFSSIGKAHLINSLYGIGYTIQIAMLPYLLISSNAGIEHNGYLLTLFSLLQFAGSIFFGRMADIWGVKKSFYLSLISSCLMYLMIMVCESTWAYYISFLPSFFMQTFQASSLLVCLKTDFNKRTGALGYLNLSYGMGIILGSFLAGMMVNIVGSRGNLLIALLSQLIALYISTTLEEDPKLLKSSNIDKMKMGEIFLSIKNEYIRVLNLFKKTYGICLLILFGLLPILMTKFAFAPVVVDMFKLTPSHTSYLMTYAGIITIIAEGILAPYLSSLLGDMICCKYSIPLTLTGFLLLSLCGTNESLVLIFMSIPLCGGALLYICGTSQMTKRVEESELGSIIGLNTSLFYAVTIIAPYIAFKSYISLGLGLYWLLCAFICFVVTLYIFVIDKSTLKIFKDDKDSVETIFSSIKSIL from the exons atgGAAGTAACATCAACATTATTAGAAAAGGGTAAAAACTTTGCCCAAGATCCATCTGAAGTTTTTCCTGAGtcaaaaaaattttttttttcgtcAATTG gTAAAGCTCATTTGATAAATTCCCTCTATGGAATCGGCTATACTATTCAAATAGCAATGCTGCCATATTTG TTGATAAGTTCTAATGCAGGCATAGAACACAATGGATATTTATTAACCTTATTTTCTCTTTTACAATTTGCGGGatccattttttttggaaGAATGGCAGACAT atgGGGTGTAAAAAAGTCcttttatttatctttAATTTCCTCTTGCTTAATGTACCTAATG ATCATGGTTTGCGAATCGACGTGGGCCTACTACATCAGCTTCTTACCATCCTTTTTTATGCAAACATTTCAAGCTTCTTCCTTGTTAGTGTGCTTAAAAACAGATTTCAATAAAAGGACAGGAGCATTAGGTTATCTCAATCTAAGCTACGGAATGGGTATTATATTGGGTAGTTTTTTAGCAGGTATGATGGTTAACATTGTAGGATCAAGAGgaaatttattaattgCATTATTATCACAATTAATAGccttatatataagtacAACATTAGAAGAAGATCCAAAATTATTGAAGAGCTCtaatatagataaaatgaaaatgggagaaatatttttaagtattaaaaatgaatacaTAAGAgttttaaatttatttaaaaaaacatatggaatatgtttattaattctttttGGATTATTACCTATATTAATGACAAAATTTGCTTTTGCTCCTGTAGTTGTAGATATGTTTAAATTAACTCCTTCACATACATCATATCTAATGACTTATGCAGGTATTATAACTATCATTGCTGAAGGTATACTTGCTCCTTATTTAAGTTCTTTACTAGGTGATATGATTTGTTGTAAATATTCGATACCACTTACATTAACAGggtttttattattatcattatgtGGAACTAACGAATCACTTGttcttatatttatgtCTATTCCATTATGTGGAGGTgctttattatatatatgtggaACTAGCCAAATGACAAAGCGAGTGGAAGAATCAGAATTGGGTTCTATTATTGGTTTGAATACATCTCTTTTTTATGCCGTTACAATAATAGCTCCATACATTGCCTTTAAATCATACATATCCTTGGGATTGGGTCTATATTg GCTCCTGTGTGCCTTTATTTGTTTTGTTGTTACTCTATACATTTTTGTAATTGATAAATCTACCttgaaaatttttaaaGACGATAAAGACAGCGTAGAAACAATATTTTCCAGCATTAAATCgattttataa